One genomic region from Terriglobus aquaticus encodes:
- a CDS encoding amidohydrolase family protein, which produces MHFPSYLLLRRALLATALVVAGCTATDPLAQAPAVSAREARVAQRLEAARNSPPALRAMLTAFPKGGDLHMHLSGAVYAETFIHEAAAENLCADPVKLLLLPNIGTTKSIPPRPVCAEGTVPAANALTNQKLYDALIDSFSMRTFVPTSGTSGHDQFFATFPRFSGLSKHNLPEWLDEVATRAAAQNEQYLEIMHTPDVVPVARLAAGATLDPANPEPFYQYLLAHGIRDLAKQATDEMQSAMQARREREHCDTAQAQPACQVQIRMLYQVLRALPLPTVFAQSVMAYEMGTAAANDPNYVGLNYVQPEDTLASMSQYSAEMHLLQFLQSKYKTQPRHARLSLHAGELTLGLVPPDGLRFHIREAIEIAGAERIGHGDDVAYETDAPALLREMAAKHVSVEINLSSNDGILGIRGADHPLAIYRAAGVPFHLSTDDEGVSRIDLTNEYVRAVTDQHLTYSALKQSARASLEHSFLHGDSLWSAPDRFTATRSGCPLPARSTDVPGSTCQTLFHSSDKALQQWELERRFIAFEESTLAQPAAYNGLASTSRAQGSQSGRNPSEAF; this is translated from the coding sequence ATGCACTTCCCTTCGTATCTCCTGCTGCGCCGCGCCTTGCTGGCCACGGCACTCGTGGTTGCCGGTTGCACCGCTACCGATCCACTCGCGCAGGCGCCGGCCGTCTCCGCGCGCGAGGCCCGGGTGGCCCAGCGCCTGGAGGCCGCGCGCAACTCGCCACCTGCGCTTCGGGCCATGCTCACCGCCTTTCCAAAGGGCGGCGATCTTCACATGCATCTCTCCGGCGCGGTGTATGCCGAGACCTTCATCCACGAAGCAGCTGCAGAGAACCTGTGCGCCGACCCCGTCAAGCTGCTGCTTCTGCCCAACATCGGAACGACCAAGTCGATTCCACCCAGGCCGGTCTGCGCGGAAGGCACAGTCCCCGCGGCAAACGCGCTGACCAACCAGAAGCTCTATGACGCCCTGATCGACAGCTTCAGCATGCGGACGTTTGTGCCAACCTCTGGCACCAGCGGCCACGACCAGTTCTTTGCCACCTTTCCGCGCTTCAGCGGCCTGAGCAAGCACAACCTTCCGGAATGGCTGGATGAAGTAGCAACCCGTGCGGCCGCGCAAAACGAGCAGTATCTGGAGATCATGCACACGCCCGACGTGGTGCCCGTGGCCAGGCTGGCCGCCGGTGCCACGCTCGACCCGGCAAATCCCGAGCCGTTCTACCAGTACCTGCTGGCCCACGGCATCCGCGATCTGGCGAAGCAGGCGACGGACGAAATGCAGAGCGCAATGCAAGCTCGCCGCGAACGCGAGCACTGCGACACTGCACAGGCGCAGCCTGCGTGCCAGGTACAGATCCGGATGCTGTACCAGGTGCTGCGTGCCTTGCCGCTGCCGACCGTCTTCGCGCAAAGCGTCATGGCATACGAGATGGGCACCGCCGCGGCGAACGATCCCAACTACGTGGGCCTGAACTACGTGCAGCCGGAGGACACGCTGGCCAGCATGAGCCAGTATTCGGCGGAGATGCATCTGCTGCAATTCCTGCAGAGCAAGTACAAGACTCAGCCGCGGCACGCTCGCCTGAGCCTGCACGCAGGCGAACTGACCCTGGGCCTGGTGCCTCCCGACGGCCTGCGCTTCCACATTCGCGAGGCGATCGAGATTGCCGGAGCCGAACGCATCGGCCACGGGGACGACGTGGCCTACGAAACGGACGCGCCCGCTCTGCTGCGAGAGATGGCCGCGAAACACGTCTCCGTCGAGATCAATCTCAGTTCCAACGACGGCATCCTCGGCATTCGGGGCGCCGACCACCCGCTCGCCATCTACCGTGCCGCTGGCGTCCCGTTTCATCTTTCGACCGATGATGAAGGCGTCTCCCGCATCGACCTGACTAACGAATACGTGCGCGCCGTAACCGACCAGCACCTGACTTATTCCGCGCTGAAGCAGAGCGCACGCGCCTCGCTGGAGCACAGCTTTTTGCATGGGGACAGCTTGTGGTCCGCCCCTGACCGCTTCACGGCCACGCGAAGCGGATGCCCCCTGCCCGCGCGGAGCACGGACGTGCCGGGCAGCACCTGTCAGACGCTCTTTCACAGCAGCGACAAGGCGCTGCAGCAGTGGGAACTCGAACGCCGCTTCATCGCCTTTGAAGAGAGCACACTCGCTCAGCCCGCAGCCTACAATGGGCTCGCATCCACATCCCGCGCGCAGGGCTCGCAGAGTGGGCGCAATCCATCTGAGGCTTTCTGA
- a CDS encoding glycosyltransferase family 39 protein, protein MLAGTRSTLTRGDAGQTPPHPDASPFRIPSWPVLARWAAMVPLAAFLLRLVLYERTWPIVHDSAILHYVVFMVGSGRAPYTGMIEMNLPGALMTEWFGMHVFGATAAGLWRWDVLMGLLAVAGAAWIAGRGYRMAGIAGAMFTWTLHLNDAAFDIAERDWLIAGLWLLALACAAEAVDRRDARWMAGCFALAGWCCAIKPFAILLPAVLLAMVLWHMRDRWRAVLVWSLLGAVPPVLATVLYFAHWPGAFDAFLHTERTLGAWYGTLNRATWHRMLLGVLLYPVLAALALVLYLFVRARSWLRLRDLLLAVGAACGVVMYLVQRKGFPYHVYPFVLCAAVLGFVLAQRVWTTAWASRAMRGFDVRVAAVMFVFLCAIRLPAKFWHNRDNAEYPYGTQQALIADLQSLGGHSLSGQFQCLDMTLGGCIGAAYDLRLVQTTGFVNDHMLFPYPESASSVLTEYQQRFLREMQANPPRVIVLTAHNWPHQDDRDLTKLERWPAFAEWLLANYRVDRTHLATTKKHTASYRIYVRQ, encoded by the coding sequence GTGCTCGCCGGGACGAGGTCAACGCTGACACGCGGCGATGCGGGACAGACGCCGCCGCATCCGGACGCATCGCCGTTTCGCATTCCGTCCTGGCCGGTACTCGCTCGCTGGGCGGCGATGGTGCCGCTTGCCGCGTTCCTGCTGCGGCTGGTGCTGTATGAGCGCACATGGCCCATCGTGCACGATTCGGCCATCCTGCACTATGTCGTCTTCATGGTCGGATCGGGCCGCGCGCCGTATACCGGGATGATTGAAATGAATCTGCCGGGCGCGCTGATGACCGAGTGGTTCGGCATGCACGTGTTTGGCGCGACCGCGGCCGGGCTGTGGCGGTGGGACGTCCTCATGGGCCTGCTCGCGGTTGCAGGTGCGGCGTGGATCGCTGGTCGCGGGTATCGCATGGCCGGCATTGCCGGAGCCATGTTCACCTGGACGTTGCATCTGAACGACGCCGCTTTCGACATTGCAGAACGCGATTGGCTGATTGCCGGCCTGTGGCTGCTGGCGCTGGCCTGCGCTGCCGAAGCCGTGGATCGCCGCGATGCACGATGGATGGCGGGCTGCTTCGCGCTGGCGGGATGGTGCTGCGCGATCAAGCCGTTCGCGATATTGCTGCCGGCAGTTCTGCTTGCCATGGTGCTGTGGCACATGCGCGATCGGTGGCGCGCGGTTCTGGTGTGGTCGCTTCTTGGCGCAGTGCCGCCGGTGCTGGCCACTGTGCTGTACTTCGCGCACTGGCCCGGTGCGTTCGACGCATTTCTGCACACTGAGCGCACATTGGGTGCGTGGTACGGAACGCTGAACCGCGCCACCTGGCACCGCATGCTGCTGGGGGTGTTGCTGTACCCGGTGCTGGCCGCGCTGGCGTTGGTGCTCTACCTCTTTGTGCGCGCTCGTAGTTGGCTCCGCCTCCGGGATCTGCTGCTGGCGGTAGGCGCGGCGTGCGGCGTGGTGATGTACCTGGTGCAGCGCAAGGGCTTCCCGTATCACGTGTACCCGTTTGTGCTGTGCGCCGCGGTGCTAGGTTTTGTGCTGGCACAGCGCGTCTGGACAACGGCGTGGGCCTCTCGCGCCATGCGCGGTTTCGATGTGCGAGTGGCTGCGGTGATGTTCGTGTTCCTGTGCGCAATACGGCTGCCCGCCAAGTTCTGGCACAACCGCGACAACGCCGAGTACCCCTATGGAACGCAGCAGGCGCTGATTGCAGATTTGCAGTCGCTGGGCGGTCACTCGCTTAGCGGACAGTTCCAGTGCCTGGACATGACGCTGGGCGGATGTATCGGCGCGGCTTACGATCTGCGGCTGGTGCAGACTACCGGCTTCGTCAACGACCACATGCTGTTTCCGTATCCCGAGTCTGCGTCTTCGGTGCTTACTGAATACCAGCAGCGATTCCTGCGGGAGATGCAGGCGAATCCGCCACGCGTCATCGTTCTGACGGCGCACAACTGGCCGCACCAGGATGACCGTGACCTGACGAAACTGGAACGCTGGCCGGCGTTCGCCGAGTGGCTCCTGGCAAACTATCGCGTGGACCGCACGCATCTGGCGACTACAAAAAAACATACGGCTAGCTATCGCATCTACGTTCGACAGTAA
- a CDS encoding DUF2251 domain-containing protein, producing the protein MDALDFRVGSAKLVSYSPARDLPWRVVFEDEGAAGYCYACDGDRATVEDDFDVTVMDAMLVYNTDAMRSQENGDRERLVTIEWSADGLRAALRLDGVPQVLLDFELRESYCRSNFPNFMDDGRNGWRSNDHRWNEDAMLRFEKAALQAR; encoded by the coding sequence ATGGATGCACTCGACTTTCGGGTGGGCAGCGCGAAGCTGGTCAGCTATTCGCCCGCGCGCGACTTGCCGTGGCGCGTTGTCTTTGAAGACGAAGGTGCGGCGGGATACTGCTACGCCTGCGACGGCGACCGCGCCACGGTTGAGGACGATTTCGACGTGACTGTGATGGACGCCATGCTGGTGTACAACACCGACGCGATGCGCTCGCAGGAAAACGGCGACCGCGAGCGACTGGTGACCATTGAGTGGTCCGCGGATGGGCTGCGGGCGGCGCTGCGGCTGGATGGTGTGCCGCAGGTGCTGCTGGACTTTGAGCTGCGCGAGAGCTACTGCCGATCCAACTTCCCGAACTTTATGGACGACGGCCGCAACGGCTGGCGGAGCAACGACCACCGCTGGAACGAAGACGCCATGCTGCGGTTTGAAAAGGCCGCGCTGCAGGCACGCTGA